The Allorhodopirellula heiligendammensis genome includes a window with the following:
- a CDS encoding dipeptidase, with the protein MTTSSPLLPADFLDFLAKNADRFERELMDWLRIASVSSDSSAKKNVHAAAEWVKQKFADAGLMTESIATDGFPLIYAETPLPEARDGKKTPVALVYGHYDVQPPEPLELWDSPPFEPVIRDGKIYARGATDDKGQVLTHVLAVTQWLASGRTLPIQIKFLIEGEEEVGSGNLEKYLPRLADKLACDVVAVSDSSQYAPNRPAITCGLRGIATYELFVDGPSHDLHSGSFGGAVMNPAMALCHLLSSMLDKDGKIAIDGFYDDVLPIPDIERDAWKQLGSDDAEFARSVGANALAGEPGFTTDERRWGRPSLDINGLTSGHQGEGVKTVLPAKASAKFSCRLVPGQHPERVTRLIDEHLQRHCPTGVRIELKPDHGAAAMLADATSPYTIAAADAVESAFGVPPVMIREGGSIPILARFQEVLGCDVLLLGWGQNDDAAHSPNEKFSVADFHRGIRASAALWQAIGKP; encoded by the coding sequence ATGACGACTTCATCTCCGCTGTTACCCGCCGACTTTCTCGACTTCCTGGCTAAAAACGCCGATCGTTTCGAGCGTGAATTGATGGATTGGCTGCGGATCGCGAGTGTCAGTAGCGATTCGTCCGCAAAGAAAAATGTTCACGCGGCGGCGGAGTGGGTCAAGCAAAAATTCGCCGACGCGGGGTTGATGACGGAATCGATAGCCACGGATGGATTTCCACTGATTTACGCTGAAACTCCCCTACCTGAAGCTCGTGACGGAAAAAAAACACCGGTCGCCCTGGTTTATGGACACTATGATGTTCAACCTCCCGAACCACTCGAACTGTGGGACAGCCCCCCGTTTGAGCCCGTTATTCGCGATGGTAAAATCTATGCACGCGGTGCCACCGATGACAAAGGGCAGGTCCTCACTCACGTGCTGGCGGTGACGCAGTGGCTCGCCAGCGGGCGAACACTGCCGATTCAAATTAAGTTCCTGATCGAGGGTGAGGAGGAAGTCGGCAGCGGCAACCTGGAAAAGTACCTGCCGCGCCTCGCCGACAAACTCGCCTGCGATGTCGTCGCCGTCAGCGACAGCAGCCAGTACGCACCGAATCGCCCCGCCATCACCTGCGGTCTGCGTGGGATCGCTACGTATGAGTTATTCGTCGACGGCCCCAGCCATGATCTGCACAGTGGCTCCTTTGGCGGCGCGGTGATGAACCCAGCGATGGCGTTATGTCATCTGCTGTCGAGCATGCTCGACAAGGACGGCAAGATCGCGATTGACGGATTCTACGATGACGTCCTGCCCATTCCCGATATTGAACGCGACGCGTGGAAACAGCTCGGCAGCGATGACGCTGAATTTGCCCGCAGCGTGGGAGCCAACGCGTTGGCGGGCGAACCTGGATTCACGACCGACGAACGCCGGTGGGGGCGACCGTCACTCGATATCAATGGCCTAACATCGGGTCACCAAGGCGAAGGTGTGAAAACAGTATTGCCGGCCAAAGCCTCCGCTAAGTTCAGTTGCCGCTTGGTGCCCGGGCAACATCCTGAGCGCGTCACACGCCTGATCGACGAGCATCTGCAGCGGCACTGCCCGACCGGAGTCCGGATCGAACTCAAACCCGATCATGGAGCCGCAGCGATGCTGGCCGACGCCACCAGCCCGTACACGATCGCCGCCGCTGATGCGGTCGAATCCGCTTTTGGTGTACCGCCCGTGATGATCCGCGAAGGTGGTTCAATCCCGATCCTAGCACGGTTCCAAGAGGTGCTCGGGTGCGACGTGTTGTTGCTCGGCTGGGGTCAGAATGACGATGCCGCCCATAGCCCCAATGAAAAGTTCTCCGTGGCTGATTTCCACCGCGGCATTCGCGCCTCCGCCGCACTCTGGCAAGCGATTGGCAAGCCGTGA
- a CDS encoding ATP-dependent Clp protease adaptor ClpS produces MSDEENMFEEVVSVAVAEPKTKKQSRTKPKRQPPYHVILWDDTDHTFDYVIKMMGELFRMPREKGYQLAKEVDTSGRAICMTTTLELAELKRDQIHAFGRDDASAHCKGSMSATIEPAEG; encoded by the coding sequence ATGTCTGACGAAGAAAACATGTTTGAAGAAGTCGTCTCTGTTGCTGTTGCCGAACCGAAAACGAAGAAGCAGTCGCGGACCAAGCCGAAACGGCAGCCGCCGTATCACGTGATTTTGTGGGATGACACCGATCACACGTTTGACTATGTCATTAAGATGATGGGTGAGTTGTTCCGGATGCCGCGAGAAAAAGGCTATCAACTCGCCAAAGAAGTCGATACGAGCGGTCGGGCGATCTGCATGACGACGACGCTCGAACTCGCTGAGTTGAAACGAGACCAGATTCATGCGTTTGGTCGCGATGATGCATCGGCACACTGCAAAGGCAGCATGTCTGCGACGATCGAACCCGCTGAAGGTTGA